Below is a genomic region from Desulfobacter sp..
GTCTATTTGATGAGGGTCCGTGCAACAACCGTCCCGCAATTTGCTTTCTCAATCGTTTGGCTATGTTCATTTCTTTGGCACGGCTTAACCTTTTCTTTTAACCTTATCATACTTTTTTACTTTGTAAATATACTTATTTACGCTTTTTCAAAAGCAAATCATCCCCCCCTTCCCGGCAATCCTGTCCCGGTTGTTGCAAGGATAGGCTGATTTGGCTACAATATCCAAAACCTGAAACAATCAAAAGGAAAGATCCATGAATGTCATTATTGATCTGTGTGTCGTGCCTTTGGGCGTGGGATTGTCCGTATCAAAATATGTTGCTGCCTGCCATGAAATTATCAACCAGGCAGGCCTCAAGTCAGAACTTCACGCATATGGGACAAATATTCAAGGCGATTATGATGCGGTCTTTGGGGTGGTCAAAAAATGCCATGAAAGAATCCATGACATGGGTGCCCCGAGGATTACCACCACAATCAAGCTGGGTACCCGGACAGACCGAGACCAGACCATGGAGGATAAAGTTAAAAGCGTAGAGGAAAAGCTGGGTAAAAATTAAGAGGTCAAAATCCACATGATTTTACTATAAATGCAGCTTTCCCTTTTCTCCTGGTTTGGGTATATTAGGCCCAACTTAACCACAAGGAAACGCCCATGATCTGGAAAAAAGAATTCAAGATAGACGACATGAACCAATTTAGAGACAATACCCTGGTGGGACACCTGGATATTGAATTCCTGGAAAAAGGCGATGATTTTCTCTCAGCTTCCATGCCGGTGGACAAGAGGACAAAACAGCCCATGGGGCTTCTTCACGGGGGGGCATCCGTGGTTCTGGCCGAGACCCTGGGCAGTTCAGCCTCCTATATGACCCTGGAAGAGGGCTTTCACAGTGTCGGGCTTGAAATCAAGGCCAACCACCTGAAAAGCATTTCACAGGGCCGGGTTGTCGGCTGTGCCAAACCAATCCACCTGGGCAAAACCACCCAGGTCTGGGACATTGATATCAAAAGCGAGTCAGGCGATCTTATCTGTATCTCCCGTCTGACCATGGCGGTATTAAACAGCGGATAAGTTTCGCCTGTTTTTTGTAAAAAACCCATTTTCGTACCCATCCGCCCGGGTTTCAAAGGGCTGAGACTGCCCATGGATTTCTCCGGATAAATCCATGGGTGGGGGCAAGGGTTTTGCATTTTTCAATTCAACAGTGTATATCTGCCCTGACATAATTTTTTAAAGAGGATGTGCATGGGGCCCCATAAAATCAGAATGATGATGAGAGCCGAACGGGAGGCCGCCCAAAGAAGGTTCCGTCGCCAGCGCAATAAAAACCGCCTGGCCACTCCCGGTATTCATCAATGTATCATTGTATTGGATCATCTCAAACCCACCTTTAATGTCGGTAAAATTTTCAGGAGTGCTGAAACCTTCGGCTGCCGGGAAATCCACCTTATCGGAATTGATTTTTTTGATCCGGCCCCGTCCATGGGGGCATTCAAGTGGGTGCCGGCCCATTTCCACAACCGGTTTCTCTCCTGTTATGCTCAGCTGCTGGACAGGGGATATACCTTGTTTATTTTGGAGCCGGGACAGGGTGAGGCGGTCATGGATGCCGATCTGCCTGAAAAGAGTGCTTTTGTGTTCGGCCATGAAGAATTCGGCATCAGTTTTGAACCCGATCTTTATCCTGAAATAAAACGGTTGACCATTCCCCAATACGGAAGGTCCCAGAGCCTTAATGTCAGTGTTGCCGCCTCGATTATCCTTTACGAATATACCCGGCAGCAAAAAAAAGAGACCCTTGATCACCCGCTTTGTTTAAAAGAGGAAAACAGATGAAAACCTCACAAGTTGCAGACCATATTATTGACTGGCTCTTTGAATATATTGACGGATCAGGACTCAAGGGATTCACCATCGGCGTTTCCGGGGGAATTGACTCTGCCGTAGCCTCAACCCTCTGCGCCCGAACAGGGAAAAAGGTGCTGGCCCTTAACATGCCAATTTTCCAGGCCCTGGATCAGGTATCCAGATCTGCTGCCCACATCCACTGGCTTGAAACCGCCCATGAAAATGTCAAAGGCATTGATATGGAACTGACCCCGGTGTTTGAACAGCTGCAAAAAGGATTTCCCCAAAACATCCAGGATGATCTGACCATGGCCAATACCCGCTCCCGGCTTAGAATGCTCACCCTGTATGCCTTTGCCTCTCATCACAGGATGCTGGTGGTTGGCACGGGAAACAAAGTTGAAGATTTCGGGGTGGGCTTTTACACCAAATACGGAGACGGGGGAGTGGATATCTCGCCCATTGCCGACCTGACCAAAACCCAGGTGTATGACCTTGGCCGTTACCTGGGCATCCGCCCTGATATCCTTTCGGCACCACCAACGGACGGGCTGTGGGAAGACAACCGGACTGACGAAAGCCAGATCGGTGCCACATACCGGGAGTTGGAATGGGCCATGACCCACGAGGCGGGCCATGACAACCCAAAGCTCAATGAGCGTCAAAAAGAAGTATTGGAAATTTACCGAAAATTCAACCAGGCCAACCAGCATAAAATGGCACCCATTCCGATCTGCACCATCCCTGAACGCCTGAAAGGCTGATCCTGTCGTGGAAGGAACCATGGATATTTCTTTTTTAACCTTTGCCCTCTTATTTTTTACAGGCCTGGTTGCCGGATTTGTGGACGCCATTGCGGGCGGAGGGGGGCTCATTGCCCTGCCGGTGCTTTTGTCCGCAGGACTGCCTCCCCAGATGGCCTTGGGAACCAACAAACTTCAGGGCAGTTTCGGCACCTTGTCCGCCACTGTCAACTTTATCAAAAAAGGCAAGGTGCGCCTCAAAGACAATCTGGTCGGGATCGGGTTTACCCTTGTGGGAGCGGGTATCGGCGCCTGGGCCATCCAGCAGATTGAGGCAGGATTTATCCGCCATCTCATCCCCTTTCTGCTCTTGTTTGTCTTTTTTTATACCTTAGGTTCAAAGGACCTGGGACGGTTGCCGGGCAAGGCCAGAATGAAAAAACATCTCTTTTTCATGGTCTTTGGCCTGGGTCTGGGCTTTTACGACGGATTTTTCGGACCCGGGACAGGCGCCTTCTGGACCGGGGGGCTGCTCATCCTTTTGGGCATGGACATGACAGGGGCCACAGGCACCACAAGGGTCATGAACTTTACCTCAAATGTGGTGGCCCTAAGCATTTTTATCATTGGCGGGAATGTGATTTATTCCGTCGGGCTGATCATGGCCTCAGGCCAGATCATCGGGGCAAGGATCGGATCAAGCATGGCCATCAAAAAAGGGGCGGGGTTTATCCGCCCCATTTTCCTGACCATGGTCTTTTTGACCATTGCACGCCTCATCTATGTCAACTATGTATAGTCCCCAAAATTCACTCTTTTTTTAACAAAAATTTTTCATGGGCCAGCATGGCCTTGATCTGGCCGTAGGAGACCTTGCTGCCCAGTTCATTTTTAAGCTGCCCCAATGATTTGCCCGGAGCAAGGACGGATGCAATGCGATCCTTGATCTCCAAATCAAGGAATTGCTCCACCTTGAGCTCTCCTCTTTCAATAAAATAGCAAAGATGACCCTGGATGGTGGACAGGGCAAGACCCCGCTCATCTGCAATCTTCTGGGCGGACATCCCCGATTCAAACAGGGTAAAACTGATCTGCCGGGTATGGGGTTTTTCTTCCTTGCCCTCCAAAGGAATTGACCGGCTCTCTGTCTCCTGGTCAACGGATTTGGGCAGGGGCAGTTCCATCTGGGTAATCCCTTTTTCCCTTCGATAGGCCCTGACCAGGTCAACCAGTGCCTCACCATATTTTTCAAGGGTTTTGGGCCCCACCCCCTTGAGTTCTGCCAACGCCTCTTTTGTTTTTGGCAGGCAGACAGAGATCTGTACCAGCACCTTTTGATGAAGCACCTGAAAATGGGGCAGCCCTTCTGTCTTGGCCGTTTTACTGCGCCACGCCTTAAGCTGGGTAAACAATTGAGGATGGGCAATATCAAACTCAGAATAATCCAAAGATTTTGTTTTTTTCCGGGCCTGGCCGGGAAGGTCGGCCATGGCAGCACGGGATACGGCCCCAAGATATTTTTCAGGATAAAATCCTTTGGCGCAGGACAAGATGCCTGCCTGTCGAATTTGGATCTCCAGCTTGAGATTGGCCAAAGCGTTTCTCATCTGCCTGCCCAGGGTTTTATTGTCGGTTTCCACAGCCCCTGTTTCAACAAGTTTGCCAAAGACCGCTTCAAATTTTCCGGAAAACCAGACCGAGGCCTTTTGAACCCTTTCCTGGATCCGGGGGCTGGATTCAGGCAAGCTGATTTCCTGCATCAGTCCCTGAAGCTGGGATAAAAATTTTTGGCTCACCCCAAAGATCTCATCTTCTGCCCCGGTCTTGAGGGCATCAATATCAGCCAGGCCCGAGACACTAACCCGGCCCTGGTTTTCCTGAACAAGACGGATAAAATAATAAAACAGCCCTTTAAAAGAGGTGCAGTCAAAACACTGGAAGAGCAACTCCTGTTGAAAGGCAATCCGGGCGGCCTTGAACCTCTCTTCCAAATCCGGATTCTGCCCTGCCTGGTCCATGAAAGAAGCCACTGCCGGATCCACCCCGATCCCCTGGTCCAGAAACGGGGAAGAAAGCACCAGGCCTGTAAGGGTCCGGCACCGGCTCAAGGCCACATAGGTCTGGCCGTGGGCAAAGGCATTCTTGGCATCCACAATTGCCCTGTCAAAGGTCAGCCCCTGGCTTTTGTGGATGGTCACGGCCCAGGCCAGCTTCAAGGGGAACTGCCGAAAGGTTCCGATCACCTTTTCCTGAATGGTCTGATCAGCCGGGTTAACGGTATAGGTGATATTTTCCCATTCCACCGGCTCAACCCTGACAATGGCACCGCCCTCTTTGTCTCCGGGTTCAGGGTCACAGGCCACCACCACCCCTTTATCTTCAATCTGGATGACCCGGCCGATTCTGCCGTTGTAGTATGCCTTGTCCGGGGTGGGATCATTCCTCAAAAACATGACCTGGGCCCCTTTTTTGAGCACAAGCCTGTCCGGGGTGGGAAATGAATGGGCAGGAAACTCCCCTGACAGCTCCGCCACAAGTTCGCAACCGGTTTCATCCAGCCGGTCCAGCCGCTCGATATTAATGGCGTCGGCCTTTTTATTATGGGTGGTCAGGGTGATATACCCTTTTTCAGGCAGGTTTTTGTCCGCACATTGGTTTAAAAGGTCCAAGGTCACCTTATCCAGGCGGTTTTCCCTGACCTGGTTGAGCACCTGGATAAAATGTTCATCTGACTGGCGGTAAATCTTTTTTAATTCCACGGTGATAAAATCGGTCCTGGCCAGGGCATGGCTGGAAAAGAAATAAACCGAATCATAATAGTCAGAGAGCAACTGCCACTCGTTGGCCTTGGCCACAGGGGGCAGCTGAAAAAGGTCCCCGATCAAAAGAAGCTGAACCCCGCCAAAGGGTCTGTCATCACGGCGAAGTTTCTGCAGGACCCCGTCCACGGCATCTAAAAGATCCGCTCTCACCATGGAAATTTCATCAATCACCAGAAGATCCAGGCCCTTGATGATTTGCTTTTTTTCCTTTGAAAACCTGAAAAACCGCTGATTGTCCGAACCCAGACCTCCGGGAATACAGGGGCCGAACGGGAGTTGAAAAAACGAATGAAGGGTCACCCCCCCGGCATTGACCGCAGCCACACCCGTGGGGGCTGTGACCATGATCTGCTTGTCCGTATGATGTTTAAGGGCTTTGAGAAAGGTGGTTTTACCGGTGCCGGCCTTGCCCGTAAGAAAGAGATGAGTGCCGGTATGACGGACAAAGGCCTCCGCCATTTCCATCTCTAAATTGCCGGAAAAATCAATCCTGGAATCAATATTGGCAACCTCCATGTCAGAACGATTCATACCCATATCTTGACCTGACCCGGAATAAAAAAAGCAAACCGGCCAAAAAATCCGTCTTAATTCTGGGGTGCAGCCCCAGCCTTTTCCCCGGCCCGGGCCTCATCGGGCAGAACCCATCCCCCGCCAAGGGCTTTGTACAATTTAACATAGGCCCCTAAAAAAAGCTGGTTGATCTGGGAAAATTCAAGCCTGACTGAAAACAGGGTCCGCTCTGAGTCCAAAACTTCAAGATATGAAGAGACCCCCTTGTCATAGCGTTCAAAACTCAAGTCAGCCGCATTCTCCGCAGCGGCCACCTTTCGGCCTGCCGCAGCCTTTTCCCGGCCATAGGTATTCACCTCCACCAGGGCGTCTTCCACCTCGGCAAAGGCTTTGAGCACGGTATTTTCATAGGTGAATAAGGCCTGGCGGGTCTGTTCCTCTTCGATTTCAACCCGGTGCTTGGCCTTGTTATAATCAAACAAAGGGCCTAAAAGCCCGGCACTCCCGGTCCAGATCCCCCCCTGGTTTGTAATATTTGAAAGTTCGCTGGAGGCCAGGCCAAGACCTGCACTCAGGCTGATGGCCGGAAAGCGCTGTGCCACGGCCACACCGATTTCTTCATTTTGAACATGGAGCAGGGCCAAAGACTGTTGGATTTCAGGGCGGCGTTCCAAAAGATCTGAAGGCAGGACAGAAGGAACATAGGGGGGGATGGACTGATCCTTTATGGGTGCATGGGTCTTTAGGGCAGAGGGCAGCTGTCCCAGCAACAGCGCCAGCACATGCTCGGTTTTGGCAATCATTCGCTCGTAGGTGGGAATGGCGCCCTGGGCAATCTCTTTTTGAATCTGCGCCTGATTCAAATCAATTTCAGGGATAATCCCCTTGTCAAACCGCTGCTGAATAATATCCAGACTCTTCATCCTGGAGTCGTAGGTTTCCTTTGAAATTTCAAGGCGCTGGTGATAATCCAGCAAAAGATAATAGGCGGATGCCACATCTGAAATCAACCGGGTCTCAACGGCCCGCACGCCGTATTCAGAGGCCAGAATCTGGGCCTGGGCCGCAGCAGAGGATCGCTTAAACTTTCCCCATAGATCCAGTTCCCATTGAAGCATGGGGGAAATATACACGGTGGAATTGGTGGTGGCCGAACGTGCGCCTGAAAAATTACCTATGGATCCGCCGGCCTGGATATCAACCCCGGGATACTGGTCTGCGCGGGTAAATCCAAATGCGGCCCTGGCCTCTTCAATCCGGCTCAGGGCGATTTTCAGATCCCGATTGTTTTCCAGAGCGGAAACAACCAATTGGTAAAGCACGGGGTCATTGAACATTTCCCACCACTTTAAGTCCTCAACCGCCCTGGCATCTTTGTCAGCGAACCTGAAATTTGCCGGGGTATTAACCTCAGGCGGAACAAAATCCGGGCCCACGGCTCCGCATCCCTGGATCAAAATCAACAACATGGATATGATGATAAAATAATTTTTCATGTATTATGCTCTCTTGTTCTTCAAATCACGTTTCTTCTCATACCGGCCGATTTTACCGATGAATACAAACAGCATGGGGTAAAAGAACAGGCCCAAAGATGTGGCCAGGCACATCCCCCCGAGAAGGGCAACCCCCATGATCTTTCTTGCTTCAGCGCCTGCGCCCGTGGCAATCACCAGAGGTAAAATTCCCAGAATAAAGGAAAA
It encodes:
- a CDS encoding MTH1187 family thiamine-binding protein; amino-acid sequence: MNVIIDLCVVPLGVGLSVSKYVAACHEIINQAGLKSELHAYGTNIQGDYDAVFGVVKKCHERIHDMGAPRITTTIKLGTRTDRDQTMEDKVKSVEEKLGKN
- the nadE gene encoding NAD(+) synthase — its product is MKTSQVADHIIDWLFEYIDGSGLKGFTIGVSGGIDSAVASTLCARTGKKVLALNMPIFQALDQVSRSAAHIHWLETAHENVKGIDMELTPVFEQLQKGFPQNIQDDLTMANTRSRLRMLTLYAFASHHRMLVVGTGNKVEDFGVGFYTKYGDGGVDISPIADLTKTQVYDLGRYLGIRPDILSAPPTDGLWEDNRTDESQIGATYRELEWAMTHEAGHDNPKLNERQKEVLEIYRKFNQANQHKMAPIPICTIPERLKG
- a CDS encoding efflux transporter outer membrane subunit; the protein is MKNYFIIISMLLILIQGCGAVGPDFVPPEVNTPANFRFADKDARAVEDLKWWEMFNDPVLYQLVVSALENNRDLKIALSRIEEARAAFGFTRADQYPGVDIQAGGSIGNFSGARSATTNSTVYISPMLQWELDLWGKFKRSSAAAQAQILASEYGVRAVETRLISDVASAYYLLLDYHQRLEISKETYDSRMKSLDIIQQRFDKGIIPEIDLNQAQIQKEIAQGAIPTYERMIAKTEHVLALLLGQLPSALKTHAPIKDQSIPPYVPSVLPSDLLERRPEIQQSLALLHVQNEEIGVAVAQRFPAISLSAGLGLASSELSNITNQGGIWTGSAGLLGPLFDYNKAKHRVEIEEEQTRQALFTYENTVLKAFAEVEDALVEVNTYGREKAAAGRKVAAAENAADLSFERYDKGVSSYLEVLDSERTLFSVRLEFSQINQLFLGAYVKLYKALGGGWVLPDEARAGEKAGAAPQN
- a CDS encoding TrmH family RNA methyltransferase, producing the protein MGPHKIRMMMRAEREAAQRRFRRQRNKNRLATPGIHQCIIVLDHLKPTFNVGKIFRSAETFGCREIHLIGIDFFDPAPSMGAFKWVPAHFHNRFLSCYAQLLDRGYTLFILEPGQGEAVMDADLPEKSAFVFGHEEFGISFEPDLYPEIKRLTIPQYGRSQSLNVSVAASIILYEYTRQQKKETLDHPLCLKEENR
- a CDS encoding hotdog fold thioesterase, encoding MIWKKEFKIDDMNQFRDNTLVGHLDIEFLEKGDDFLSASMPVDKRTKQPMGLLHGGASVVLAETLGSSASYMTLEEGFHSVGLEIKANHLKSISQGRVVGCAKPIHLGKTTQVWDIDIKSESGDLICISRLTMAVLNSG
- a CDS encoding TSUP family transporter; this encodes MDISFLTFALLFFTGLVAGFVDAIAGGGGLIALPVLLSAGLPPQMALGTNKLQGSFGTLSATVNFIKKGKVRLKDNLVGIGFTLVGAGIGAWAIQQIEAGFIRHLIPFLLLFVFFYTLGSKDLGRLPGKARMKKHLFFMVFGLGLGFYDGFFGPGTGAFWTGGLLILLGMDMTGATGTTRVMNFTSNVVALSIFIIGGNVIYSVGLIMASGQIIGARIGSSMAIKKGAGFIRPIFLTMVFLTIARLIYVNYV
- a CDS encoding helix-turn-helix domain-containing protein; translated protein: MEVANIDSRIDFSGNLEMEMAEAFVRHTGTHLFLTGKAGTGKTTFLKALKHHTDKQIMVTAPTGVAAVNAGGVTLHSFFQLPFGPCIPGGLGSDNQRFFRFSKEKKQIIKGLDLLVIDEISMVRADLLDAVDGVLQKLRRDDRPFGGVQLLLIGDLFQLPPVAKANEWQLLSDYYDSVYFFSSHALARTDFITVELKKIYRQSDEHFIQVLNQVRENRLDKVTLDLLNQCADKNLPEKGYITLTTHNKKADAINIERLDRLDETGCELVAELSGEFPAHSFPTPDRLVLKKGAQVMFLRNDPTPDKAYYNGRIGRVIQIEDKGVVVACDPEPGDKEGGAIVRVEPVEWENITYTVNPADQTIQEKVIGTFRQFPLKLAWAVTIHKSQGLTFDRAIVDAKNAFAHGQTYVALSRCRTLTGLVLSSPFLDQGIGVDPAVASFMDQAGQNPDLEERFKAARIAFQQELLFQCFDCTSFKGLFYYFIRLVQENQGRVSVSGLADIDALKTGAEDEIFGVSQKFLSQLQGLMQEISLPESSPRIQERVQKASVWFSGKFEAVFGKLVETGAVETDNKTLGRQMRNALANLKLEIQIRQAGILSCAKGFYPEKYLGAVSRAAMADLPGQARKKTKSLDYSEFDIAHPQLFTQLKAWRSKTAKTEGLPHFQVLHQKVLVQISVCLPKTKEALAELKGVGPKTLEKYGEALVDLVRAYRREKGITQMELPLPKSVDQETESRSIPLEGKEEKPHTRQISFTLFESGMSAQKIADERGLALSTIQGHLCYFIERGELKVEQFLDLEIKDRIASVLAPGKSLGQLKNELGSKVSYGQIKAMLAHEKFLLKKE